A DNA window from Acidobacteriota bacterium contains the following coding sequences:
- a CDS encoding sigma-70 family RNA polymerase sigma factor: MAPQPSVTCPAVPGRSLVESQFELIQATVRAVAWSARLPVQDRGDFESYAWMKLLEADSRKVAAFRGDCTFPIFIRIVIKRILLDYRNSRWGRWRASTDARRAGAEVVEAERRILRDGYPVHAVATRGHAGVAALVARLRAGGHPASGRRVREEPLELVLETASKEPNPEEQALANARKARSATVSRALLDTLRQLSADDRRLLMLRYATGQPVSQIAFTVGQDQKRLYRTYERILSQLRGELERAGVSRGEAREVVADGLDSRLFATTPCATGQDAHRRRAPACPLRPRLGTREYRHDPGNAPAQAAAMA, from the coding sequence ATGGCCCCCCAACCGTCGGTCACTTGCCCAGCCGTACCAGGCCGCAGCCTGGTTGAGTCCCAATTCGAACTGATTCAAGCCACCGTTCGCGCCGTCGCCTGGAGCGCGCGCCTGCCGGTCCAGGATCGCGGCGATTTCGAGTCGTATGCCTGGATGAAGCTGCTCGAAGCCGACAGCCGCAAGGTGGCGGCATTCCGCGGCGACTGCACGTTTCCGATCTTCATCCGAATCGTGATCAAGCGGATCCTGTTGGACTACCGCAATAGCCGTTGGGGGCGGTGGCGCGCGTCCACCGACGCGCGGCGCGCCGGTGCGGAAGTGGTCGAGGCCGAGCGACGAATCCTCCGCGATGGCTATCCGGTTCACGCGGTGGCCACGCGCGGCCACGCCGGCGTGGCGGCGCTGGTCGCCCGGCTGCGCGCCGGTGGACACCCGGCCAGCGGCCGGCGCGTTCGCGAAGAACCGCTCGAGCTCGTGCTGGAGACGGCATCGAAGGAACCTAATCCGGAGGAGCAGGCACTGGCCAACGCCAGGAAGGCGCGCTCGGCGACGGTGTCGCGCGCGCTGCTCGACACGCTGCGCCAGTTGAGCGCCGACGACCGCCGGCTGCTGATGTTGCGCTACGCCACCGGCCAGCCGGTCAGCCAGATCGCATTCACGGTGGGACAGGATCAAAAGCGCCTGTATCGGACCTACGAGCGCATTCTCAGCCAGCTGCGCGGCGAGCTCGAGCGCGCCGGTGTCTCGCGTGGCGAGGCGCGCGAGGTGGTGGCCGATGGCCTCGACTCGCGGCTCTTCGCGACGACGCCGTGCGCCACCGGCCAGGATGCGCACCGGCGCCGGGCGCCGGCATGCCCACTTCGGCCACGCCTAGGCACCCGCGAATACCGTCACGACCCAGGTAACGCACCGGCGCAGGCGGCCGCTATGGCCTGA